The Gemmatimonadota bacterium genomic sequence CCGAGAATCGGCCACTGGATCCTCTTGCGCGGGGTCAGGTTGTATTGCAGCCTTGCCCGGTAGGCCCCGGTGGTATCGATCCTGGAAACGGAGTGCCGGAAATAGTTGGTCGACGTGTAGTCGAACCGGATGCGTTCCAGGGTCCAGGCGACGAAGGGATTCGTGGAACCGACCCGCTTGGAGATGGAAGTCGAAAAGGACCGGTCGGTGTTCTCCGTGCGCTGTGCTTCGCGCTGTTCGCTGTTCAGCAGGACGATGTCGGAGCCGACCTGCAACCGGGGCAGCCTGAGGTCGTTTCTCCAGCGGAGTCGCACCGGAACGGACAGCCCCCAGTTTTCCGGCAGCATGTTACCCAGGTTCAACAGGGTGGAGAAGTTCATCACGGTGGTCCTGCTCCCCGCTTCTTCACCGCCTATCCGGCGGAAGTGGCTGCCCACGCTTCTGACGGTCCCGAACAGCGAGAACACGTCAGCAAAATCGGCGTCTATTTTCAAGCGGCCGGCCAGGCCCCGGTCGCGCCTGACATCACCGGCCCTCAGTTCGTCCAGCCAGAGCTCGCCACCCTCGAGTTCGGTATCGTAAGGGTTGTAGATCCCGACTGTGATATGGCGGATCCGGGCCAGCGCGGGTGCTCCGAGTACCCTGTATTGCTTGTTCCCTTCCAACTCGGCGATGGCCACTGTACTTCCCGTGCCCGGCGGCCCCTCCTTGAAACGCACGGGACGTTCCTTCCCGTCGCTCAGTATGACCGAATAGGTGGTATCCGCCGTCGTCGCCGTCACCCGCGCGGCTTCAGTTTCGCTTTTCAGAATCGTGAGGTCGTCGAAAACGACCCTGAGATGATTCGCATCGTCCCAGCCCGGGACCACGCGGGTCCTGTATTCGTAATAGTCAAATTCACCGCTGCCGAATCGTATGAAAAACTCGGGCGACCGATCGCCTTCGAAATGATCCGAACCGTGGATGTACAATCTCAGGGAGTTATACAATGTATAGTCCTGGAAGGTAAACAGCGTTCGGTAGGCCTGGGCGCTGTGGTGAGGCTGCAGGTTGGTATAGGTAAGGCTCAGCGACTGCTCCTTGATCTGCAGGCCGGTTACCCGATCGTACTCGATGATCGCGCCGGGCGGCGTAGTGTAGTCCCCCGGGTTGTCGTAGGTGTTCTTCACGGCCACATCAAAAGTCTCCTCGTATTCCGCCAGCTTTTCGTCCGGTACAGGGAAACCGCTGGAATCGGTGATGGCCCCTTGAAAGTCTTCCTGCCACTGGTTGCCCACGATGTTGATGGAGGCGATGCGCATCTGTACCGGTTCGTTGACCATCGTGATCCAGAGCCGGACCGTTTCGATCCGGTCGAACCTCGGCATGCCCACCGAACCGTCGTACGCCCGGTTTGACGTTACGCCCCCGCCCACCATCGCCTCCGTGTCCGCGTTGCCCTGCACACCCGTGTCGTCCGCCGTTGGACTCGCGCCGGTCGAACCGGCGCCGGCCGGATCGGCGCCGGACACTCCGGTGTCCAGCGGAATGCGGTACAGACGCCAGCTGTCCGGGTTCTCCCAGTTGGATCGCTCCTGGTCGCCGCCGGCTACGAACATCGTGTCTTCGTGATCCGGACTCAGATTCACGACGAACTTGAAGAAATCGTTTTGTACATCGAGGAACCCGGAGTAATCGAGGTCTTCGGTATCGGGACGCCGGTTCTGGTCCGGATCGCTGGCATTGACTTCCGGTCCATTGATTTTGCTGTAGTCGACCTGGTCGACGGGCACGTTGCCGCCCTGTGTGCCTTCGAAGGCGAAGTTGTCTCCGTGCGGGTCCGGATTCGTTACTGGGTTGAAACCGGCCTCGTCCTCGTCACGCAGGCCGTCCAGGCCGATGTCTTCTTCTGGTTCCAGGAGGTTGTTTCCGAAACCGTCGCTACGATCATCTTCCGTATCCAGCCGCCCGTCGTCGTTGACGTCCTCGCTGATCACGCCGAGGTCGATGTGCAGTTCGCCACGGTTTCCATTCACCCACAACTCGATGAAACGGCTGCGCGTCTGGTCGACGTAGCTTCCGGACAGCGGATGCATCAACCCGCCCCAACGGTTCATCACGTCATCCGGTCCCATTGGCTGCCCCGGCGCGTTGAAAGTAGAATCCGCGTGTATACCACCCCAGCGCAGGTCGGGTTCCGTGGGATCGAATTCCATGATCAGCACGTGCTGCAGCTGGTCGCGGCCCGTGACCTCGCGCGTTGGATAGATCTGCCGGACGTCGACCTGCTCCAGGGGATTGTACCAGGTCAATCGGCCCCGCTGGCCGTGCGTATGCCGATCGGGCGGACTGGACGGCCGCCAGCCGCTGCGGCGCACGCCCAGGTCGGTTTCCTCCTTGCTCCCTTCGAAATCGTCTATGAACCCGTCGCCCAGGATATTGGGGTTGGGTACGCTCTGGGCCAGTTCGGCCTCGATGATCAGCGAGGACGCCTCGTCCCCGAGGTCCGCGGGGGAGATGAAATCCATGAAGGAAGTCATAAAGTCCGGTTCGAACTCCAGGCGCGCATCGATCCCCCACATCATGTAGCGCCCGGTTTCGCGGCCGATCCGGGATTTCTGTTCCAGCGACTTGTCGGACCGGTACAGCAGGGTGCCCTTAATCCAGGACCGTTCGCTGAACTGATATTCGCCCTGCAGCCCGAGCAGGGTGTTCGACACGGGCTTGAAGAACGGGGCGAACTGAAACTGGACCGTCACGTCGGCATCCGGGGTCAGGGCTTCCTCATTCGTGAAGCGGATCTGTCCGACCTCGTACAGAATGATGTAGTCCGTACCCCGCTGCAGTTGCTGGCCGTTCAACCGGACGATTTCACTTCCCTCGATGATGTTGGTCCGCCCGAGCGCATACTGGGACAACTGGTTCCGGTATTCGACCTCAAGGAAGTACTTGTGCAGCCTGCTGTGCTCCCTGATGATCTGTTCGTTCGAAAGGTTGTATATCCCGGGCGTTTCGTCGGGAAGGCCATCGTCCTGCGTATCCGGATAGGCCAACTGACCGGCGGAGTTCCGGGTCAGCATCGGCGCGAAGGGATACTGGTCGGGAAAGATCAGCTCGCCCCGCTCGAAATTGATCAGCGAGTAGTCGATATCGACACGCCGGTCGGGCTCGGAGTGGGCGTCCACTCCCCTTCGGTCGAGCCCCAGCAGCTGGACGTAAGGTGTTCCGTTCTCGTCGATCTCACTGTGTTCGCCTTCGGATTCGATGCGGTAGATCCTCAGGTCGAAGCTATTCGGATCGATATCCGTCTGGCCCAGGTAGTACACGTTACGCCACTCGTACTGCCAGGTACCCCACTGGGAGGGATCGTCCTGCACATCGGGAGGCCTTTCCTGCTGCCGCTTGAGCAGGCGCAGCAGCGGGACGTCGCCGTCGAGGCGGCCGTACTTTCTGATTTCTCCGTCCAGGTTCACGGTCTCGTAGTACACCGCGAGCATGTCGTCTTCCTGGAGGGGCGTATTCAGCGCGATGTAGCCGAATTGTTCGTTTATGTAGAACTCGTCGGACTCCAGGAACCTGAACTTTCCTTCAATGAATTCACCTTCCTCGGAACCCTGGATGAGCACGCCCTCGGCGTCGTACACCGGGGGCTCCGGGAAAGCGCTGGCATTGACCAGCCTGGCCTGGTTGGTGAGCGTCACCTGCCCCGACACGTAGACCTGGATCAACCGGACCGAGTCCTCCGCCGCGATGTGGGAACCGTTTACGTCCCTGCGCGAGAAGTTCCGGCGGTACCGTTCGTCAATGAAATAGTACGTCCTGCGCCTGAAGTCGAGGTCCCTGATCGACCGGTTGGAACCCTGCGAGCCCGCCTGGAACGTGGCCGACTCCCCTTCCCCTTTCTCCTGGCTGGCGATCGCGGTCAGGTGGAAGCCGCCGAGCTGCCCCGTCGTTTTGATCCCGAACAGTCCGGTGTGCTGTTGCGTGTATCCCGTGAACTCCGTGTTCTTCAGTTCGAGGGAGACGTTGCCCGCCTCGAAGCTCTTCAATATGCCGTTCCCTTCCCGTCCGTCGTCGAAGACATCCTGGTAGCGGATGGCGAGGTTGTTGTCGAGATCTGTGAACGCTTCGCTGTTCTGCCTGATGTTCACCTCGATCTTCTCGCCGATGTTCCCCGTAACGGTAAACTCCTGGTTTTGCTTCATGGAAACGTTTGGCGTGCGGGAAAACCGGTTGGTCGCCGTGCTCGCGCTGCCTTCGGTCCATTCGCTGGCCATGTCCATCTCTATGCGCTGGTTTCCGAGAATTCGGATTACGGGCGATCCGCCGCCAAGAAAAGTAGGCAGGTTCACCGGCACATCAAGGGTCAGCAGGCCTTCCTGGCTGAGACGCGTTTGGGTGTCGAAGACGTAGGACAGCACGGACGTCCGCCACATTCTTCTGAATTGCGCCGTGCTGCGCAGCCGGTAGTACTGGTCGAAGGACAGGACCAGCGGCACGCGCCGGCCGAGTCCGCGTTCCTCGTCGATGTAAGCCAGCAGCTGGAGATCGGGATAGACGACGGTCCGGCCGTCAAAGAGCCACGGCGCGTCGGAGAGCGTAAGGAGCGGCGGTTTGCTTTGCCCGCGGGCGATTTCGTCAACCTCTTCGAACGTTACGAAGTACAGCCGTGCGCTTTCGAGCCGGATCGTCGGGCCTTCCACTTGCGCCTGCGCGGCGAAGGTCCACGCGGTCACCAGCACGAGGCTGAGGAAAATCGTGAAATTGCGTTTCATAGATTAACGAAAATATACCTGGGGAGCGACGCTCGCAATACCTGTTGGTACGTCTGAAGGACGACTGAAGGTCACCTTGCGTTCCATGAAGGGAAGCCGAGTTCCATGCCGGGAAGCCCGCCGGCAAAAGACTTGACACGGCCCGGAGCCGTGATTAGCGTAACCTTGCACACCGCATTCGCGCGAGCGCTGTTTGTACGAGCGCGTTCGTGCGGCCGGCCGCCTTCGGCCCCGATGCTGAAAATGAAACCTGGAGTTTGCTTCCCATGGAACAACAAGCCACCGAGTTGACCACGGGCGGATGGGTCTTTCTCATCCTCGCTTGGACCGTGATCACAGGCCTGACCGCCGTTTGTTTTTACCGGGTAAGGAAGTTGGATTAGACCCGGCGGGCTTCGCGGTTTCCGGCGGGCTTCGCGGTTTCCCCTCCGTGATTCCCGGTTTACAGGCAGCCGCCTGGCTGCCCTTCACACTACGTCAAAGATCAACACTGAACCCCCGGTGTCGATTCCTCGCCTACACTCCGTTTTACGTCTCATAGCGACAGCGAGTCTTCCCGATCCTGAACGTGCGCCCCGCTTGACATTCGGGCGTTTTTGCCTTATCCTGTAACGGTTTTCCCGACTACGATTGACGCCTGCAAAGGACCGCAATGCGGATCATCGTCAAATGTTTCGCGGGATGCAAGGACGCGGTAGGCGCGGCGTCGGTCGAGGTGAATCTCCCGGCGGGGACCACCGTGGGCGAGGCCTTTGCGGAACTTGTCGATTCCTATCCCGGCCTGGCGAGTTATGACCGGAGCGTTATGCTGGCCGTGAACCGCGAATACGCCGACCGGCAGTCCGTGCTGGCAGATGGTGACGAACTGGCGTGCATTCCGCCCGTGAGCGGCGGCGCTGAGAGCTATCCGCGGCGCTGAACATGAGCGGCGGCGCCGTTGCTCCATAAAGAGGTATAGTCAAGCGCGTGTACAAGATTACGAGCGAATACATAAAGCCGGACGCCCTCTTTGAATGGTCCCTCAAGCCCCACCACGGTGCGGTGGTCACCTTCGCCGGAACCGTGCGGAACCACTCGGACGGCCGGCGGACCCTGCGCCTGGAATACGAGGCCTACGCCGAGATGGCCGAAGCCAAGATGCGGGAAGTGGGCGAGGAAATCCGCGAGAAATGGGGCATCGAAGACGTCGCCATGATTCATCGCGTCGGTACGCTCGAAATCGGGGAGATCAGCATCCTCATCTCCGTGGCGACCCCCCACCGTAAAAACGCATTCGAGGCCTGTTCCTACGCGATCGACCGCGTCAAGCAGATCGTGCCCGTCTGGAAGAAGGAGATCCGTGCAGACGGGGAGCGGGAATGGGTGGAACGCAATACCTGAAAACCGGTCCCCAGTCATGATCAACCTGGACCACGGGGCGGCGCCACCGGTTGACCCCCGTGTCATCGAAGTGATGGAGCCCTGCCTCCGCGAATACGTCGGCAATCCGTCAAGCCTTCACCGGGCCGGTGTGCAGGCGCGTAACGCACTGGAACTGGCGCGCGGCCGGGTAGCGGGACTGATTGGCGCTAATCCCGGCGAGATCATATTCACAGCGAGCGGCACCGAAGCGGACAACCTGGCCGTCAAGGGGATTGCCCAGGCAAGATCAAGTCGCGGGCGGCATATCGTCGTTTCAAGTATTGAGCATCACGCCGTGCTGTATGCCGCGAAAGCCATGGAACGGCAGGGATACACCGTCACGGTAGTTTCTGCCGACGGGGACGGCGTCGTGCGGCCCGACCAGGTCGCGCGGGCCATGCGAGACGACACCGTTCTCGTTTCCGTCATGCGCGCCAACGATGAGACCGGCACGATCCAGCCCGTGCGCGAAATCGCCGGGATCGCCCACCGGAACGGCGCGGCTTTCCACACCGATGCCGTGGCTGCCATGGGGCGCCTGCCCGTTGACGTACACGATCTGGATGTGGATGCCCTGTCCCTTTCCGCCAGATCCCTGAACGGCCCGCCAGGCGCCGGTGCCCTCTACGTGAAGTCCGGCACCCGGCTGCGTCCCCAGGTGGAAGGAGGCGTCCAGGAAGACGGACGCCGCGGCGGACACGAAAACATCCCTGCGATCGTGGGTTTCGGCAGGGCGGCGGAATTGGCGGTGGATGAATTGCCTGCCCGGATCGACCGTTTGAAGCGGCTGGATAAGTCGCTGTTGCGCGGTTTGCGGGACCGCCTGCCGGATGCCGTCATCAATGGACATCCCGCGCTGCGCCTGCCGGGTCATATCAACCTTTGGATACCGGAGGCCGATGGCGAGTCCGCGGTCCTGATGCTCGATGCCCGGGGCTTCGCCGTTTCCGTCGGTTCCTCTTGCGCCGCCCACGCGGCCAAGCCCTCGCACGTGCTGCTGGCCCTGGGACGGACGGCGACCGAAGCCCGGTGCTCGCTGCTGATTACCGCCGGTCCGGACACAGCGGAATCCGAGGTCGGTGAGGCACTGGACGCACTCGCCGAGGTCGTCGGAGAACTGCGCGCCATCGCCGGCGTGACGGCCTAGATCCAGGGCGCCACCGCGCGGACGACCGACGCCACCGCACGGACGACCGAAGCCACCGCGCGGACGACAGACGCGGTCATTTCAGGGAGGCACGACGAACCGTGATCCAGCCGTCCATGACCCTCGACACCTTCGGTCTGCTCTGTCCCGTGCCGATCATGAAGACCGCGTCGGCCATCCGGGAGATCGCAGTGGGGGAAGTGCTGGAAGTGCTGGCCGATGATCCCCAGATCCTTGAGGACATGCCGGCCTGGTGCGCGAGTAACGGGCACGCGTTGCTCGACACCATCGAGGATGGAGAAGAGTACAAGCTGTTCGTAAAGAAGGTAAAGTGATTGCCCCGGCGGACCGCCTGATGTAGATTGCGCATCGAGAATCGACCACCGGTTGGTTGACGTTCGACCATTGGATAGTTACCGTTCGACCTTCGAGTGGTTGACGGTTGGAATGTAGCGGTTGCGCGGCGCAGTGCTGCGGCACATCGCCACCGAGCAGGAGCAGAAGATGGCCCATGAAGTGACCATGCGGGACGTGGTGGACCAGTTGAAACAGATCATGTACCCGGGATTCGACCGTGACATCGTCTCTTTCGGCCTGGTGAAGAACGTGCAGGCCTCCAACGGGCACGTGGCCTTCAGCCTGGCCTTTTCCACGCAGGACGAATCCACCCGGCGCCAGATCACCATGACGGCCAAAGAAGCCGTGGAGCGCATGCCCGGGGTGCAGGACGTGCAGATCACCGGACCGCCGCCCGGACAGTCGGCCACGGCCCAGGGACCAGCGGGCGGCCCGGCGGGACAGCACGGTCAGCACGGTCAGCCGGGCAAGATCGAACTGCCGGGGGTGAAGACCATTGTGGCGGTGGCCAGCGGCAAGGGCGGCGTGGGCAAGTCCACGGTCTCGGTTAACCTGTCGGTGGCTCTGGCCGACGACGGCGCGAGCGTGGGCCTGCTAGACGCCGATATTTACGGACCCAGCATCCCGACCATGATGGGCGTCAAGGACCAGCCCGGCGTGGTGGGACAGAAGATCCTGCCCATGATCGCCCACGATATCAAGATGATGTCCTTCGGATTCCTGATCCCGGAAGACCAGTCGGTCACCTGGCGGGGTCCCATGGTCCACCAGGCCGTGCAGCAGCTTCTGAGCGACGTCCTGTGGGGAGAGCTGGACTGCCTCGTCATCGACATGCCCCCGGGCACGGGGGACGCGCACCTGACACTGACCCAATCCGTGGCGCTGACCGGCGGCCTCGTGGTGACGACGCCGCAGGACGTGGCCCTGATCGACGCGCGGCGCGGCGTGGCCATGTTCCAGCAGGTGAACGTGCCCATACTCGGCATCGTCGAAAACATGAGTTATTTCAACTGTCCCCATTGCGGCGAGCGCACGGATATCTTCACGACGGGCGGAGGCAGACGGGCCAGCGAGGCGCTGGGCGTGCCCTTCGTCGGCGCATTGCCCATCGATGCGGCGGTCTGTCTGGCAGGCGACCAGGGCACCCCCATCGTCCGTCGGGATCCGGACTCGCAGCAGACGGACGCCTACCGCAAGGTGGCGGATACGCTCCGGGCGACGATCGGGGTATGAGGGAGGCTCAAACCATGTCCAAACCCGTGAAAGCAGTCGGATTGCTGTCCGGCGGACTGGACAGCACGATCGCGGCCGCCATGCTGATGCGGCAGGGCATCGAAATACAGGGACTCACGTTCTACACCGGCTTCTGCGTGGTGGAACACAACCGCAGGTCCAAGACTCGGAAGCGCAAGAAACCGGTGCGCAACGAGGCCCTGCAGGCCGGCGCCAAGCTCGACCTGCCCGTCGAGATGATCGACATCTCCGGTCCGGACTACCTGAAAGTCCTGACCGATCCCAAATACGGTTACGGAAAAACCGTGAATCCATGTATCGACTGCCGCATCTTCATGTTCCGGCGGGCCCGCCAGTACATGGACGAGATCGGCGCCCAGTTCATGTTCACCGGCGAGGTCCTCGGCCAGCGGCCCATGTCCCAGCGCCGCCAGCCCATGAACGTCATCGACCGTGACGCCGAACTGGACGGCCTGTTGCTGCGGCCTCTCTCCGCAAAGCGCCTCCCGCCCACCGTACCGGAACAGGAAGGCTGGGTGGACAGGGAAAAGCTTGGCGACATCCAGGGACGTTCCCGCCAGAAGCAGATGGAAATGGCCGAGGAGTACGGCATCGAGGACTATCCTTCACCCGCGGGAGGCTGCTGCTACCTGACCGATGCGAATTTCGGCCGGCGCATCCTCGACTTCTTCGAATTCGAGGGCAAGGAAAACCTCACCATGGACGACGTGATGCTCCTCAAGATCGGCCGACATTTCCGCGTCAAGCCCGACGTCAAGGTCGTGATGGGGCGGGAAGAAGGGGAAAACAAGTTCCTGGAGCGCTACACACCGGGCCGGTGGAGACTGGAAACGAAGGACGTCACGGGTCCGACCACCCTGGTCGAAGGCCAACCCACCGACGACGACCTGCGTCAGATCGCAGGCATGACCGTGCGGTACGCGGGTTCAAAGGCCGATGCCGGCACCCCGGTCACCTGCCGCTACGAAGATGCCGAACGCATCCTCGAACCGTCCCCGGTCGAGGAATCCGTGCTGGAGACGTGGCGGATTTAGGGGCGGTTGGAGTGCGGTCCTGAGCACTCATCAGCGCGCGAATCCCCCTTACACTTTAACCCACTGTCTGATCGAAGCACGATAATTGGCGCATGTGCGCTAGATCGTGAATATGGATCTCGACCATTGTATATAACGCAACAGGCTAAGTGTTTCAATTTTTGGTGGGGGTTTTGATATTTGTGCGTGTGGTTTCATCTTGACCTTTGGGATCATGTAGCTACATTGAGGCTACAAGGAGATCGTTTACTATGAATTCTGATACAGTTGTTCGAGCACGAATAGACAAAGACACCAAAGCTCGAGCTATGACAGCGCTTCAGGCTATGGGCTTGTCTATGTCCGACGCGATTCGATTGCTTTTGGTACGCGTAGCGAACGAGAAACGGTTGCCTTTTCCAATACAGGTACCACGTCCTGCAACCACCAAGGCAATGAAAGAACTGGAAGAGGGTAAGGGTCAGAGATTCGAAAATGCCGAAGGTTTGTACCAAGACCTCGATATCTGAAATGCTGATCCCGGTACGTTGTATTTGCACCTGGTCAGGACAGGTTCCCACGCTGATCTTTTTGAGTAATAATCTCTCAGGTTCTGCACAGCCCGGTAACAAACCACTTTGACTGATCTCCCCGTAATAGAACGCGTATCCAACAATCTGGCCGAGGTCAACGCATCCATCATCTGGCTCCATGGACTGGGTGCGGATGGAAACGATTTTGCGCCGATTGTTCCGCAACTGGACCTGCCGTCGGCTTACGCGGTCCGTTTCTTGTTCCCTTCAGCGCCATCCATCCCGGTGACGATCAATCAGGGGATGGTGATGCCCGCGTGGTACGACATCATGGAACTGGGCGAAAACCGGCGTCTCGACGAAGACGGGTTGCGCGCTTCCGCCGGTAGGGTGCATGCGTTGTTGCATCAGGAGATCGATCGGGGCGTACCGAGCGAACGGATCCTGCTGGCGGGCTTCTCCCAGGGCGGCGCGGTCTGCCTCGAAGCCGGGCTGTCGTTTCAGGACCGGATCGGCGGCATCATTGCCCTGTCCACCTACTTTCCCACGGCCGCCAGCGTCGTCGTGCGTACGGCTCAGTCCGGGCTTCCCGTACTGGTCTGCCACGGATCAGTGGATCCGATGCTGAATGAATCCCTGGGACGCGCCGCCGCCGAATCCCTCAGGCGACTGGGCATGGAACCCGAATACCACGCGTATCCCATGGCCCACCAGGTGTGTACGCAGGAAATCGTCCAGATCGGTCAATGGATCCGTGCCGTACTGGGGAACTAAGGGAAGTGTTTTGGAGAGGCGTACCGGAAAGCCTCTGAGTTTAATTCGCCGGTTCAAGCCCCCATCAAGCCTTCAGCAGTCCCGCCGCGTTATCTTTCACAATCCCCACGACCGCATCATCTTGAAGATCGGTGAGTACCCGCGCCACGGATGCCGCCGGCATGAATACCGGGGCGTGGGAGCCAAAAAGCAGCTTGCTCCCGATTCCCGCGTCTACGAGCATCTTCACGCTGTCCACCCCATCCACCTGGGAAGTATCCGCGTAAAGACCGGCCAGATCACGGACTTGCGCCGCGAAGCCCTTCAAAGTAGCCGCGCTCGCTCCGCCCATAACCAGTTTCAAATCGGGATGGCGCTTCGCCGCTTCCACCACGTCTCTTGTCGGTACGTCGGGAACCTGCGCCATCGAGTGATGTCGCCGCGGGTCGTCAATGCGGATCTGGACCATCACTACCAGGCTCGTTCGGCCCGCCTCTTCGAACAGCACATCCGCCCCGGCCAGGTCATACCCTCCATAACCCGGCAGCAGCTTGATCATGCGGACGGCACGATGTTCCAACGCCGTCTCCAACGCTGCAGGCCAGGTAGGCAGCGTCGGATCGATGACCGGTACGGGGCTGATGTCGTCGTACTCATCTGCGGCTTCATAGATCACCGAATTGCATAGATGCGGGTTGGCGCTCCACGCGGCTGCGAGGGGAGCTATGAAAACCCGCTCCACGCCGTATGCGCGTAATGAAGACCGTACCGAAGCGACGTCGTACGGCACGTTTACCAGGGCAGGCCATGGACCGGTCCAGGCGTTGATGTCAACGATCATGACGGATCTCCGGAATCTTCGCGCAACTTCAATATCCGCAACGCGTTATCCCACAGGATCGCGCATTTGTCGTCGTCCGATATGTCCGCCCCCAGGACCTTGTTCATCGTGACGCCGAAGTGCCGGATGGGCGCGTCTGAGCCGTAGACGACCCGATGAGCGCCAAGCCTGCGGACGGCCGCTTCGACCATGCCGCTTTCCGGATCGCCGCCCGAGGTATCAACCACGATGTTCGGCACGTCGGCGATCGCCTCGATGCCCCGGTGACCCACGCCGTTGAGATGGGCCATGATGATCCTCGCCCGGGGATGGCGGCGGGCAAGGTCGGCCACGTCGAAGGGCGTGGACTCGCCGGGCAGGTTGCCGGTGGTCTTCAACCAGGCGTGTTGCAGCACCGGGACGTCTAATGACACGGCGGCTTCCATAATCGGGTCGAGCCCGGGGTCCGTTGCCCGGCGGGCGACCCAGAGCTTGACCCCGTTCATGGCCTGACTCCCGACGCACCGTTCGATCTCGGCGACAGCCTCGTCCGAAAAGGCGGGCGTTACGTAGCAGAACGGCAGGATCGCGTCGGGTTGCGCGTCCCGCATTCGCAACACGTAGTCGTTGGCCTGCCGGCACTGGTCGGGCGTGGGTTCATAGGGCGTGGTTTCATGCAGCGAAAACACGCACATCCTGGTCACGCCGGAACGGCGGGCGGTCGCGATCAGCCTTTCCGCGTCCTCGACAGGCGAGGAAACCCCATAGGTGCCGAAGCAGTTCAGGGGATGTACGTGGATATCCAGCACCGGACCACCGGGCAGGAGTTTCTGACGCAGGGAGGCGAGGGCCATGGCAATTAGGCAACGAGGTGTATTGCGTGACGGGGCACGGTGCCCGGAACAGAGCCGGGCACGGACGGGTCGTTACTACAGGCAGAGAGAAGCCGTTACAGCCGGTAGAAGGAGACAGCGTTGTCGTGAAACAGCTTGCGCCTTTCGGCATCCGAGAATCCGCTGGTCGCCCAGGACAGGGTCTCGACCCAGCGCGGGTACTCCGTGGCCTGGAAGGCGACGGGCCAGTCCCCGCCGTACATGACCCGGTCGATGCCGAAACACGCGATCACGTGGTCGATGTAGGGCTTCAGGTCCTCGGGCTTCCACCGCGCCATGTCCGCCTCGGTGACTAGGCCCGATACTTTGCAGTAGACATTGGGCATTTCGGCCAGGGTCCTCAGCTCTTCCTTCCAAGGGTCGAAGACCTGGTTTTTAATGTCGGGCTTGCCGATATGGTCCAGGATGAAGGAGACTTCGGGGCACTGCCGGACGAATTTTATCACATTCGCCAGCTGTGGGTGGAAGATGCAGATATCGAAGGACAGCCCGTGGGACGGCAGAAGGCGGACCCCTTCGATGAACCCGGGCTGCAGGCAAAAGCCGGCGTCCTCGGACTGCAGCAGGCGCCGGATGCCCTTGACCAGGGGTAAACGGGCCAGCGCCTCGAGGTCGGC encodes the following:
- a CDS encoding amidohydrolase family protein — its product is MVDFPIVDTHVHLWDPNHLRYSWLDDIPLLNQQYLLDEYRQACGDVQVEQMVFVQCECDAGLHVQEAEWVSGLARQDGRIRGIVANALLERGAAAEADLEALARLPLVKGIRRLLQSEDAGFCLQPGFIEGVRLLPSHGLSFDICIFHPQLANVIKFVRQCPEVSFILDHIGKPDIKNQVFDPWKEELRTLAEMPNVYCKVSGLVTEADMARWKPEDLKPYIDHVIACFGIDRVMYGGDWPVAFQATEYPRWVETLSWATSGFSDAERRKLFHDNAVSFYRL